One window of the Synergistaceae bacterium genome contains the following:
- a CDS encoding redox-sensing transcriptional repressor Rex, with the protein MKISEPTVERLVQYHRLLERVAAEGRKVISSKEIGKMLSFKASQVRKDLSYFGEIGRRGVGYHVDRLFRHVDAILSSPGTWSIALAGVGRLGEALLGYGGFRSEKFHIKALFDVDPDKVGSAIRGVPCYSIEDAPRIMREKEIKVLIVSVPSGAAQYVVDRAVESGCVRGILNFSPVNLMVPEGVLLYSVDISVELEKLLFYLKLKDQ; encoded by the coding sequence TTGAAGATTTCCGAGCCCACGGTGGAGCGCCTCGTCCAGTACCACCGCCTTCTCGAGCGAGTGGCCGCCGAGGGTAGAAAGGTCATCTCGTCTAAGGAGATCGGTAAGATGCTCTCCTTCAAGGCGAGCCAGGTCAGAAAGGACCTCTCTTACTTCGGGGAGATAGGCAGGCGCGGCGTCGGGTACCATGTCGACAGGCTGTTCAGGCACGTGGACGCCATACTGTCGTCTCCCGGCACATGGTCCATAGCCCTCGCTGGTGTAGGCAGGCTGGGGGAGGCCCTGCTGGGCTACGGCGGCTTCAGAAGCGAGAAGTTCCATATCAAGGCCCTCTTCGACGTGGATCCGGACAAGGTCGGCTCGGCAATACGGGGCGTCCCGTGCTATTCGATCGAGGACGCTCCCCGGATAATGCGCGAGAAGGAGATAAAGGTCCTGATCGTCTCCGTTCCGTCCGGTGCGGCCCAGTATGTCGTCGACAGGGCGGTCGAGTCGGGGTGCGTCAGGGGTATACTGAACTTTTCGCCGGTCAACCTGATGGTCCCCGAGGGCGTGCTGCTTTACAGCGTGGACATATCAGTCGAGCTGGAGAAGCTTCTCTTTTATCTCAAGCTCAAGGATCAATAG
- a CDS encoding response regulator, producing MSNKKNGLAVWFSSGLFSKLSGLLIILGLAAALLLILETSYKEEARLKRELADWSARLAEGMGERPPSCGDDFERGQIRVHFSALKLIYPVLRALRFVEVDQEGIPMIRMCSETDDKSDPPLYRPLPEDLRSTALGAAEERKAVVAMPYGAREDEGIAVFAPLGSGRQSGPEALLWLELDHSLLSRRVWRALQLPVAAVAALCLLAIAGTIVIRRRAARSEEREGGGVRAEAVIAALACAIVVLAFFLSHCRQSAAESDLIFHRLAERRVNHVSRLMRNVSQMKLETLASFIETLDEVGKREFGAFSAFLADDPLVSRWEWVVAVQDHEREQFEEKMRSTWDHGFAIWQGKDGGDRIVAGERDDYYVVTLVSPPKAGEVVLGYDMGSEPVRRRAIEESAATGRAIATDPVTLIQDAPEEKGFLVLRPVYLSPGGRIRGFALARLAFGDLLSYSGEMSGDDDVDISITEIFLARGDEPPELLACSSPGHDCHGEGAPLKSENTFVFPLLVFGKVILVVVHKGALFDVVYPQDLGMGILVVGLLLTFAVFFLVSVLAGREEELEMLVRERTRTLMDSERMLKEAQEIARLGSWILDLPSGVLTWSDQVYSLFGLPVGSPQTYEAFLDAVHPDDRGALDAAYSSSVADGLDGYEFEHRVINAETGETLHLHELCRHYRDDEGRVVRSVGMVHDITDRKLSEMALERAGEELEAANVSLERALDESREMTQRAEAANIAKGQFLANVSHEIRTPLNGVIGMAEILEGSPLTEEQREYVALLKSSGRHLLALINDVLDFSKLEAGRLEVSEEEFDLREFLDEIFAFGAARASVKGLRFDGTFSPSVPSCVRGDRFRIRQILTNLLDNAVKFTAEGRIAVTAEAEGADEEGHLAVRFSVADTGIGVPDEVQNLLFAEFSQADPTLTRRHGGTGLGLAISKELAELMGGEIGLSSPSGLEGGGPGTLFWFTVKVSAISCLEEADTGVADAEASGGARLEGLKVLVAEDNSINRRVIAAMLSGAGIETDLVEDGAQAVAALEMGGYDAVLMDVQMPVMDGLEATREIRLRESRRVQPPIPVIALTAHAMSGDRERCMEAGMNEYVSKPIEKRVLLDTIFRTVADGSPRTSDPAKATDERPAVFDSAYLLKSLEGDKEAVAEILADFSGSLSGTLADMRERAEAGDADGAAGHAHTLKGAAGGVGGAEVRELASRAESAGREGDLESLIAMLPDLERAFADLDEAIDGYLR from the coding sequence ATGTCCAATAAGAAAAACGGGCTTGCCGTGTGGTTCTCCAGCGGCCTTTTCTCAAAACTTTCCGGGCTCTTGATCATTCTCGGACTGGCGGCCGCTTTGCTCCTCATACTGGAGACCTCCTACAAGGAGGAGGCACGGTTGAAGAGAGAGCTTGCCGACTGGAGCGCGAGGCTCGCGGAAGGGATGGGAGAAAGGCCCCCATCATGCGGAGACGATTTTGAGAGGGGACAGATCAGGGTGCACTTTTCGGCACTGAAGCTGATCTATCCGGTCCTTAGGGCTCTTCGCTTCGTGGAGGTGGACCAAGAGGGGATCCCAATGATACGTATGTGCTCCGAGACAGACGACAAGAGCGATCCTCCGCTGTACCGCCCCCTGCCCGAGGATCTGCGCTCGACGGCGCTCGGCGCGGCTGAGGAACGCAAGGCGGTCGTCGCGATGCCTTACGGCGCAAGGGAAGACGAGGGCATCGCGGTCTTTGCGCCGCTGGGAAGTGGTCGTCAATCCGGCCCGGAGGCCCTCCTCTGGCTTGAGTTGGACCACTCCCTGCTCTCGCGCAGGGTCTGGAGGGCCCTCCAACTGCCCGTGGCGGCGGTGGCGGCCCTGTGCCTGCTGGCGATCGCAGGTACGATCGTCATCCGGAGGCGCGCTGCCCGTTCCGAGGAGAGAGAAGGAGGGGGGGTAAGGGCGGAGGCCGTGATAGCAGCCTTGGCGTGCGCGATCGTCGTTCTCGCCTTCTTCCTCTCCCACTGCCGTCAATCGGCCGCGGAGTCCGACCTCATTTTCCACAGGCTCGCGGAAAGAAGGGTTAACCACGTTTCACGCCTTATGAGAAACGTCAGCCAGATGAAACTCGAGACCCTGGCGTCCTTCATAGAGACTTTGGACGAGGTGGGCAAGAGGGAATTCGGGGCCTTTTCGGCATTCCTTGCCGACGATCCTCTGGTGAGCCGTTGGGAATGGGTGGTCGCCGTGCAGGATCACGAGCGAGAGCAATTCGAGGAGAAAATGAGATCCACCTGGGATCACGGCTTTGCCATCTGGCAGGGGAAAGACGGGGGCGACAGGATCGTGGCGGGCGAGAGGGACGACTACTACGTGGTGACCCTCGTGTCCCCCCCTAAGGCGGGAGAGGTCGTCCTCGGCTACGATATGGGGTCGGAGCCCGTCCGCAGAAGAGCGATCGAGGAGAGCGCGGCGACTGGAAGGGCCATTGCCACCGACCCTGTGACCCTGATCCAGGACGCCCCCGAAGAGAAGGGCTTCCTCGTCCTGAGGCCGGTTTATCTCTCCCCGGGAGGGAGGATCAGGGGTTTCGCCCTGGCGAGGCTGGCCTTTGGCGACCTCCTGTCCTACTCGGGCGAGATGTCGGGCGACGACGACGTGGATATTTCAATCACGGAGATCTTCCTGGCGAGGGGCGATGAGCCGCCGGAGCTCCTGGCATGTTCCTCGCCCGGGCACGATTGCCACGGGGAGGGAGCCCCCCTGAAAAGCGAGAACACCTTCGTCTTTCCCTTGCTCGTCTTCGGGAAGGTCATCCTGGTGGTCGTTCACAAGGGCGCTTTATTCGACGTTGTCTATCCGCAGGATCTCGGCATGGGCATCCTAGTGGTGGGGCTCCTGCTGACCTTCGCCGTGTTCTTCCTGGTCTCCGTCCTGGCAGGCAGAGAGGAGGAGCTGGAGATGCTGGTGAGAGAGAGGACAAGGACTCTCATGGATAGCGAGAGGATGCTGAAGGAGGCCCAGGAGATCGCCCGCCTGGGAAGCTGGATTCTCGACCTGCCATCCGGCGTGCTGACATGGTCCGACCAGGTCTACAGCCTTTTCGGGCTCCCGGTCGGCTCTCCTCAGACCTACGAGGCTTTTCTGGACGCCGTGCACCCGGACGACAGGGGGGCGCTGGACGCCGCCTACTCCTCCTCCGTGGCGGATGGACTGGACGGGTACGAGTTCGAGCACAGGGTGATCAACGCCGAGACGGGGGAAACCCTTCACCTCCATGAGCTTTGCAGACACTACAGGGACGATGAGGGCAGGGTTGTCCGTTCGGTCGGCATGGTCCACGACATAACTGATCGAAAGCTCTCCGAGATGGCCCTGGAGAGGGCGGGGGAAGAGCTGGAGGCGGCAAACGTGTCGCTGGAGAGGGCCCTCGACGAGTCGCGGGAGATGACGCAGAGGGCGGAGGCGGCCAACATAGCCAAGGGGCAGTTTCTGGCGAACGTCAGCCACGAGATACGCACACCCCTGAACGGAGTGATAGGCATGGCGGAGATACTGGAGGGCTCCCCCCTCACCGAAGAACAGAGGGAGTACGTGGCCCTTCTCAAATCCAGCGGCAGGCACTTGCTCGCTCTCATAAACGACGTGCTCGACTTCTCCAAGCTGGAGGCGGGAAGGCTGGAGGTGAGCGAGGAGGAGTTCGACCTCCGCGAGTTCCTGGACGAGATATTCGCCTTCGGCGCGGCGCGAGCCTCGGTGAAGGGATTGAGGTTCGACGGGACCTTCTCGCCATCCGTGCCGTCGTGCGTCCGAGGGGACAGGTTCAGGATCAGGCAGATACTGACCAACCTGCTCGACAACGCGGTAAAGTTCACCGCCGAGGGTCGGATCGCCGTGACCGCGGAGGCCGAAGGAGCGGACGAAGAGGGACACCTGGCCGTCCGCTTCTCCGTGGCGGACACGGGCATCGGTGTACCCGACGAGGTTCAAAACCTGCTGTTCGCCGAGTTCTCACAGGCCGACCCCACCCTGACCAGGCGTCACGGAGGCACGGGGCTGGGCCTGGCCATCTCCAAGGAGCTGGCGGAGCTGATGGGAGGAGAGATCGGACTGTCGAGTCCGTCGGGCCTGGAGGGAGGGGGCCCCGGTACTCTGTTCTGGTTCACCGTCAAAGTGTCCGCGATCTCATGCCTGGAGGAGGCGGACACGGGCGTCGCGGACGCCGAGGCCTCGGGCGGCGCTCGACTGGAGGGATTGAAGGTACTGGTGGCGGAGGACAACTCGATAAACAGAAGGGTGATAGCTGCCATGCTGTCCGGGGCAGGGATCGAGACCGACCTGGTCGAGGACGGCGCCCAGGCGGTGGCCGCACTTGAAATGGGCGGTTACGACGCCGTCCTGATGGACGTGCAGATGCCGGTGATGGACGGGCTCGAGGCGACTCGCGAGATCAGGCTGAGGGAGAGCAGGAGAGTCCAACCCCCGATACCGGTGATCGCCCTTACGGCTCACGCGATGTCGGGGGACAGGGAGAGATGCATGGAGGCAGGCATGAACGAGTACGTGTCAAAGCCCATTGAGAAGAGGGTTCTTCTGGATACTATTTTCAGGACGGTTGCGGACGGCTCGCCCCGGACTTCCGACCCGGCGAAGGCGACGGACGAAAGGCCCGCCGTCTTCGACTCGGCTTATCTACTGAAGAGCCTCGAGGGAGATAAAGAGGCCGTTGCGGAGATACTTGCCGATTTCTCCGGCAGTCTGTCCGGCACATTGGCGGATATGAGAGAGAGAGCCGAGGCGGGGGACGCCGACGGCGCAGCCGGGCACGCGCACACGTTGAAGGGCGCCGCGGGGGGCGTGGGGGGCGCTGAGGTGAGGGAACTCGCCTCGCGGGCGGAGAGTGCCGGCAGGGAGGGGGACCTGGAGTCGCTTATCGCGATGCTGCCGGATCTGGAGCGGGCCTTCGCCGATCTCGACGAGGCGATAGACGGCTACCTCCGTTGA
- a CDS encoding RidA family protein, which yields MKKIISTENAPAAVGPYSQAIKAGSFLFCSGQLPMDAKTGEFVPGGVTEQAEQVLKNVQAVLEGAGYSLTDVVKATVFATSMGDFAAVNGVYAKFFEKEPPARSFVEVSALPRGALVEIEVIAWKE from the coding sequence ATGAAAAAGATCATTTCCACGGAGAACGCGCCCGCAGCGGTCGGGCCGTACAGCCAGGCGATAAAAGCCGGTTCGTTTCTGTTCTGCTCCGGGCAGCTCCCTATGGATGCGAAGACCGGGGAGTTCGTCCCCGGCGGGGTGACCGAGCAGGCGGAGCAGGTGCTGAAGAACGTGCAGGCTGTCCTCGAGGGCGCCGGATATTCTCTGACCGACGTCGTCAAGGCCACGGTCTTCGCGACCAGCATGGGGGACTTCGCGGCCGTCAACGGCGTTTACGCCAAGTTCTTCGAGAAGGAGCCCCCGGCCCGTTCGTTCGTAGAGGTGAGCGCCCTCCCCAGGGGAGCGCTGGTGGAGATCGAAGTCATAGCCTGGAAAGAATGA
- the yajC gene encoding preprotein translocase subunit YajC, whose translation MLFPLALFIVIFYFFIIRPQRKRQKAQDDLLASLVRGDQIVTIGGFYGTIREVRDDNLVLEIADGVRVRILKSAVASKKASAAPAQKEEPGGKEE comes from the coding sequence ATGCTATTCCCCCTTGCGTTATTCATCGTCATCTTCTACTTTTTCATCATCAGGCCGCAGAGGAAGAGGCAGAAGGCGCAGGACGACCTGCTCGCCTCCCTTGTCAGGGGGGACCAGATAGTCACCATAGGCGGTTTCTACGGGACAATCCGGGAAGTAAGGGACGACAACCTCGTCCTGGAGATAGCCGACGGGGTGAGGGTAAGGATACTCAAGTCGGCTGTGGCCTCGAAGAAGGCCTCGGCGGCCCCGGCCCAGAAGGAGGAGCCCGGGGGCAAAGAGGAGTAG
- the eno gene encoding phosphopyruvate hydratase, with protein sequence MSCIIGVHGREIIDSRGNPTIEVEVWLDSGATGRASVPSGASTGTYEALELRDGGDRYLGKGVLKAVENVNERIAPEVMGFDADDQAGLDRLMIDLDGTTNKEFLGANAILGVSLAAARAAAEDHDVPLASWIGGLGPFSLPTPMMNVVNGGAHADNNVDIQEFMIVPHGADSFAEALRMGVEVYHTLKKSMLSRGYSTAIGDEGGFAPDLKSNREAIDLILEAVEKAGYKPREQFSIALDVAATELFKDGKYHFAGEDRAFSPEEMVGYYEQLCKDYPILSIEDGMAEDDWAGWSLMTERLGSKIQIVGDDLFVTNPLKLARGIRDGVANSILIKLNQIGSLSETLGVIAMAKRHGYATVISHRSGETDDSFISDLAVATGAGQIKTGAPARIDRVAKYNQLLRIAERLGAAAPYAGLSQFRGSPAR encoded by the coding sequence ATGAGTTGTATAATAGGAGTTCATGGACGGGAGATAATCGACTCCAGGGGCAACCCGACGATCGAGGTCGAGGTCTGGCTGGACAGCGGTGCCACGGGCAGGGCCTCGGTGCCATCCGGGGCGTCGACGGGGACTTACGAGGCCCTCGAGTTGCGCGACGGCGGGGACCGCTACCTGGGCAAGGGAGTGCTGAAGGCAGTAGAGAACGTCAACGAGAGGATAGCGCCCGAGGTGATGGGCTTCGACGCGGACGACCAGGCGGGGCTGGATCGCCTCATGATCGATCTGGACGGCACGACGAACAAGGAATTCCTCGGCGCGAACGCCATCCTCGGTGTGTCGCTGGCGGCGGCCAGGGCGGCGGCGGAGGATCACGACGTACCATTGGCGTCGTGGATAGGCGGGCTGGGGCCCTTCTCCCTTCCGACGCCGATGATGAACGTAGTAAACGGTGGAGCGCACGCCGACAACAACGTCGATATCCAGGAGTTCATGATCGTGCCTCACGGCGCGGACTCCTTCGCCGAGGCTCTCCGGATGGGCGTAGAGGTCTATCACACTCTTAAGAAGTCCATGTTGAGCCGCGGTTACAGCACGGCTATAGGGGACGAAGGCGGCTTCGCACCCGACCTCAAGAGCAACCGCGAAGCGATCGACCTGATCCTGGAGGCGGTGGAGAAGGCCGGCTACAAGCCCCGCGAGCAGTTCTCCATAGCGCTCGACGTCGCGGCGACAGAGCTGTTCAAGGACGGCAAGTACCACTTTGCGGGCGAGGACAGGGCTTTCTCCCCGGAGGAGATGGTCGGCTACTACGAGCAGCTCTGCAAGGACTACCCGATCCTGTCGATCGAGGACGGCATGGCCGAGGACGACTGGGCCGGCTGGTCCCTTATGACCGAGCGGCTCGGCTCGAAGATCCAGATCGTCGGCGACGACCTCTTCGTCACCAACCCGCTGAAGCTCGCAAGGGGTATAAGGGATGGAGTGGCCAATTCGATCCTCATCAAGCTGAACCAGATTGGCTCCCTGTCGGAGACGCTGGGCGTGATAGCGATGGCAAAACGGCACGGCTACGCGACCGTCATCTCGCACCGCTCGGGCGAGACGGACGACTCCTTCATCAGCGACCTTGCGGTGGCCACGGGGGCGGGCCAGATCAAGACGGGGGCCCCCGCCAGGATAGACAGGGTGGCGAAGTACAACCAGCTGCTTCGGATAGCAGAACGGCTGGGCGCTGCGGCCCCTTACGCGGGGCTGTCGCAGTTCAGGGGAAGCCCTGCGAGATAG
- a CDS encoding flavodoxin family protein, protein MNCLALLGSPRKDGNTASLLDSFIEGAESKGLSTKKVWLHEKNITWCNACGYCKKDGIGTGKCVHDDDMTELYRDILAADAIVQAFPVYWWTMPAQTKVFQDRIYALDYRMLNGKKFYLLSTYMDEDPNSGFAIAESSFREICSYLRLDFAGSLGVCSGSGPVRENREALDRAFRMGAGV, encoded by the coding sequence ATGAACTGTCTCGCACTGCTTGGAAGCCCCAGGAAGGATGGAAACACGGCGTCCCTGCTTGACTCCTTCATCGAGGGGGCCGAATCGAAGGGGCTCTCGACCAAAAAGGTCTGGCTCCACGAGAAGAATATAACCTGGTGCAATGCCTGCGGCTACTGCAAAAAAGACGGCATAGGCACAGGAAAGTGCGTCCACGACGACGACATGACGGAGCTGTACCGGGACATACTGGCAGCGGACGCGATCGTCCAAGCCTTCCCCGTCTACTGGTGGACTATGCCGGCCCAGACGAAGGTCTTCCAGGACAGGATCTACGCGCTTGACTACAGGATGCTGAACGGAAAGAAGTTCTACCTTCTGTCTACCTACATGGACGAGGACCCGAACAGCGGTTTCGCCATCGCGGAGAGCTCCTTCAGGGAGATATGCTCCTACCTGCGGTTGGACTTCGCCGGGAGCCTCGGGGTCTGCTCCGGATCCGGGCCAGTGAGGGAGAACAGGGAGGCGCTGGACCGGGCCTTTCGGATGGGCGCGGGGGTCTGA
- a CDS encoding RNA-binding S4 domain-containing protein, whose protein sequence is MRLDKFLKLSRLVKRRTVAQEMVSIGAVRLNGRECKPAAEVRRGDRVEIAYPTRLLSLEVLCADEAAMKRMPPGETWALIEEKRVNPAEKPW, encoded by the coding sequence ATGAGACTGGACAAATTTCTGAAGCTCTCCAGGCTGGTGAAGAGAAGGACTGTCGCTCAGGAGATGGTCAGCATCGGCGCGGTCCGACTCAACGGCAGGGAATGCAAGCCCGCGGCGGAGGTTCGGCGTGGCGACCGGGTGGAGATAGCCTACCCGACGCGGCTTCTGTCGCTCGAGGTGCTGTGCGCGGACGAGGCCGCGATGAAGAGGATGCCGCCCGGCGAGACGTGGGCGCTGATAGAGGAGAAGAGGGTGAACCCTGCGGAGAAGCCCTGGTAA